In Solanum stenotomum isolate F172 chromosome 6, ASM1918654v1, whole genome shotgun sequence, one DNA window encodes the following:
- the LOC125868806 gene encoding uncharacterized protein LOC125868806 gives MSNLSKLEFVALDISRNNYLSWVLDAEIHLDAKGLGATITNGNPASSQDKAKTGLKERYDHLKATVLPRARYEWIHLRLQDFKTICEYNSAVYKITSQLKLCEKDIKDEDMLEKTLTTFHASNLVLQQQYRERGFKKYSELISCLLVAEQHNTLLLKNHEARPTGTAPLPEANEVEAHGQSERRQNKNWGQNNVHGRGNGRGRYNNRRGGGRQKRENNIGSQSNPSRGNCHRCGMKGHWKNECRAAEHFVRLYQDFLKRKGNKNGASSSNARVESHLTYKNDAEAGPSQKYDDNIEANLALKDDDFDDLDDITHLEVEELFGDQN, from the exons ATGTCGAATCTATCAAAGCTTGAGTTTGTGGCACTTGACATTTCTAGAAATAATTACTTGTCATGGGTACTCGATGCTGAAATTCACCTTGACGCTAAAGGTCTTGGTGCCACTATTACCAATGGTAATCCAGCGTCGAGTCAGGACAAAGCAAAG ACTGGTTTGAAGGAAAGGTATGACCACCTTAAGGCAACAGTATTGCCAAGGGCTCGTTATGAATGGATTCACTTGCGGTTACaagattttaaaactatatgTGAATATAATTCTGCTGTATACAAAATTACTTCCCAATTGAAGTTATGTGAGAAAGATATAAAAGATGAGGACATGTTGGAAAAGACTCTCACAACTTTTCATGCCTCAAATTTGGTATTACAGCAGCAATACCGTGAAAGAGGATTCAAAAAGTATTCTGAGTTGATCTCATGCCTTCTTGTGGCTGAGCAACATAATACTCTTTTATTGAAAAACCATGAGGCCCGTCCCACGGGAACTGCTCCGTTACCAGAAGCAAATGAGGTTGAAGCACATGGCCAGTCTGaaagaagacaaaataaaaattggggCCAAAATAATGTGCATGGACGTGGAAATGGCAGAGGACGATATAATAATCGTCGTGGTGGTGGTCGCCAAAAAAGGGAGAACAATATAGGTTCTCAAAGCAATCCTTCAAGAGGCAATTGTCATCGTTGTGGCATGAAAGGGCATTGGAAGAATGAATGCAGAGCAGCTGAGCATTTTGTTAGGCTTTATCAAGAtttcttgaaaagaaaaggaaataaaaatggtGCATCTTCTTCTAATGCTCGGGTGGAGTCAcacttaacttataaaaatgaTGCCGAGGCAGGGCCttcacaaaaatatgatgaCAATATTGAAGCAAATTTGGCTTTAAAAGATGACGATTTTGATGACCTTGATGATATTACTCATTTGGAAGTTGAAGAATTGTTTGGAGATCAAAACTAA